One part of the Musa acuminata AAA Group cultivar baxijiao chromosome BXJ1-5, Cavendish_Baxijiao_AAA, whole genome shotgun sequence genome encodes these proteins:
- the LOC135674792 gene encoding RING-H2 finger protein ATL5-like has translation MASAPVTRSRDAGDDPYNDKVMLAAVILLSIVIFFVLFLHIYARWLIRRQRPVVRRVVFREPLHLRSMATFPGHTTEIRLSISGVDPKVVASLPVFVYKSREHEHGLECVVCLNAMEEDDSGRLLPACKHAFHVGCIDMWLMSHATCPICRAPVEIMGEPAQVVDAVSVVVPVVVVECEAAVQVEPRNANEESCVVNVAAAEGDVRAETSSLGPATATHTIKEDSPPSSSFGSSLKRMLSRGRS, from the coding sequence ATGGCCAGCGCACCGGTTACTCGCAGTCGAGACGCCGGCGACGACCCTTACAATGACAAGGTCATGCTCGCCGCGGTAATATTGTTATCCATCGTCATCTTCTTCGTCTTGTTTCTCCACATCTACGCTCGGTGGCTGATCAGGAGGCAGCGGCCGGTGGTCAGGAGAGTAGTGTTCAGGGAGCCTCTCCATCTCCGAAGCATGGCCACATTCCCCGGTCACACGACCGAGATAAGGCTATCGATTAGTGGGGTCGATCCCAAGGTGGTGGCTTCGCTCCCCGTCTTCGTGTACAAGTCCCGGGAGCACGAGCATGGATTGGAATGTGTGGTTTGCTTGAACGCCATGGAAGAGGACGACAGCGGCAGGCTTCTTCCGGCATGCAAGCATGCCTTTCACGTCGGTTGCATCGACATGTGGCTGATGTCTCATGCGACGTGCCCTATCTGTAGGGCGCCGGTGGAGATCATGGGCGAGCCGGCTCAGGTGGTGGACGCTGTTTCGGTGGTCGTTCCCGTGGTGGTGGTGGAGTGTGAGGCGGCCGTGCAAGTCGAACCGAGGAATGCGAACGAAGAGTCGTGTGTGGTCAATGTTGCAGCAGCCGAGGGTGACGTACGCGCTGAGACATCATCACTTGGTCCCGCAACAGCAACCCACACCATCAAAGAAGattctcctccttcttcttcctttggTTCTTCTCTCAAGAGGATGCTGAGCAGGGGCAGATCATAG